The following nucleotide sequence is from Citrus sinensis cultivar Valencia sweet orange chromosome 6, DVS_A1.0, whole genome shotgun sequence.
ATGACAAAAAACTACTCAAACACCACCGTGCCTTATCTTTAGCACAAAAATCATCAAGTAACAAGTTAGTAcggtttgatttttaaattgatttatgttggggtttaatttgattttgaaattgatttatgttAGGTTTTGATTTGAATTATTCAATTGTgttagatttaaattattaagttacGTTAGATGAGAATTGTTTGTCTGAATTAAAAAGTCCAATAAATATTCATGGCCGATGCTTACAAGAAGAAGAATGACTCTTGATAGAACAGAGTCAAttcctctttttttgtttaattcaatttttcactttttcgCTTTTATCATTTATCTCTTCCTTTtcactttcaaaatttaatacattttttttgtttctttctcgGTCTCTCCCTTTAATTCTTTATCTTTCTAATTGTTAATTTGGTGGTTGGTATTGAAAAaggattttggtaatttttgtttgtaacTGCTTGATGACTTTAGGCCAGAAAGAGAATTTATAGTTCCatagaacaatttttttttttttttaggaattattgataatatactGACCTGTCGAAAAGGCTTCTGTACATTCTTTAATTGCAACTGCTATTTGTGTAATTTAACTTGGGCATCTGTGACTTGTGAAgttgcaaaaaataaaaataaaaataaaaaagaagtgcGGTGATACTAAAACAGTTAAATTGGTTTTAAAATAAGAGTGAATTTAGGGGTTGTTAATCCTGTGAAGTGATTTAAAACTTGAGTGTCTATGCATGTATATTTCGCACATGAAAGCCTTAGTTATGTCTTTTTTATTTCCGTGTCCTTTGTTATCTCTGACATCTCTTGTAAGTTGGAGGTCTTGGTGACATTGTCAGTAGTCTATTTCGTACTGTTCTAGATTTAAACCACAACATGGACATTATTCTTCCAAAGTATGACTATTTGAATCTCAATAATGCTGTTGGTTtgatcatatttaatttataatttttttgcgCATATCCTTGTTGATATTTTGGTTCAATATCTTCATAGCAGTCTCTTTCATAGGAATTGTTGAATTAGGAGTTGTCCCTctttcttttggtttgaaaagtaaaatttttggtGGTTTCTTGTGTCAGACTGACTGGATTTCAtttccaaaatgaaaattgtatACTTCTGCACTTGCCTTAGTTTAGACACTTTTAGATCAAGccgaggaagaagaagaagaatgacGAACTCAAGGCTGAAGCCAAAGCAAGAGGCGAAGTCATCAGTATAAAGAGGCAGCCGCCAGGTTTTATGGTGGAAGGTGCAACATTATTGGAAACTATCACTCCCATTCTTTAAGATGTCGTCAatgatcttaatttttaagggTGGTTACTATTATGTTACAACTATTGTattacttcattttttttttttttgtgattttgttgTAGTATATTCAAACCTTGAATGAATTTTGTGtgtcttaaatatttatttatgttgtgaagttttaaaattaacttacATACTGATCATATTTTCAAAAGGCATGCATGGATAacaaactatatatatatatatggtatGACCATAACGTCCATGTGGATTAGCCATTCtaacactttattattttttttttttttgggtttttggcTATGCAGTTTCACGTAAACCACACTTTTATGGGAATTTTGCTTGGAGTGAGCTAAAACTTTATCATTATGTGgtgaattttcatttcttaacgTAATCACTGTAATGAAGTGTCtatctattctttttttttttttttaatcttagtTGTCCCTTATTATGTGGTTGATTTTCACAAAATGGGCCTCTCAGAACTGCCCTTTTAATGGGTTCAAATTCTTCTCATGTCTTCGGGCTCTTCTTTTACCAGCAAATAATGGTCCCTTCACCGCATCTtagaatttaatgaaaaaaaaatcactttacTTATTCTTTTGTtaacaaaaaacaataatactaCACATACAGACTATAGAAATTCAGAGTAGACCAAGATATTGAAGAAATAGAATAAAGTACCACCTCAGAGTTCGGAAAGACAAAAGTGCTTTTTATCTACATAAATGAATTCATGGGgggcaaaaaaaaagcaattcCTTTTGTGGGAAATCCATCAAATTAAGATCTAAACCGAGGTAAGGGAAGTCATTGACAAATCTTACAGATGCTAATATTATCAGACCCTAATCAATCATGAGTTGCTAAACAGTACTGTCAAAATTGTTGACTTCACAATCTCAAAGGTTGTCGCAAAGTTTCTTAACATCCTCTTCCTTAGCAACCCAATTGTGTACCAGCCCTGTTGCACATACataaaatatctttatatataaactttCTTGATTGTGTTTTCAGCAAACTTCAGCAGCCGCTGACACATCTTCAAGTGACTTTTTCTCAACAGAAAGCTAAGttattatgtaaataattgCTTCCAAAACAGACTTAGGGCTCTCCTCATATCAAACTCATCAGCTATTCCACggccatcataaaattattattcatgaTCCCAAGATTGCTACAAAACCTTCTCACAAACTCCCCAGCTTTTACAGCACCCATGACAACTCCAAGATGTTTCTTTATCAACTCAACCTCTCTGTTAATCTCCTTCCCTTTAACTCCATTcgaaagagagagagggggaaaaaagggCAAACTCCTTCAGCTTACTTTCTCTGCAAGCAATGAACAAGCAGCTAGCAAAGATTACACAAGCCTTCTTCCTCTGCGAGAACAGTGCTCCTCAACAATCTTGTAAATCTCATTGACCTTATTCTTGATTGTTGTAAGTTGTAACCAGATCTAGCCAACCAGCCATTCCAGCAACGTCTTCAAGACTCTTTCGCCTAAGCATTGTTCCAGGTCATGCCACTTCTTTGAATGCAAAACATTAGCTGGAGAATCATTATTCTTCTGCTTAGCCATCATAGTTACAAGGTTCCAATTACTTTGGAGAGGATTCGCAAGGCCTCCAGCACGATTAGGATCTTTATATTGTTATCACCGGCGGATGTTCTTCATTCAGCATATTCATTGATGTTGCAACCTTCAAGAACCAAGCCACACTTATTGCAGATTCAATCACCTGATATGCCTACACAACCTCCGTGTCTTTCTTGCACTCCAAGCAATAATCTGTCtcaatttccaaaaaaaaaaagtgagttTTCTTGCACTCCAAGTTTCTTTGGGTTTCTGTGTTGTTGCTTtctaaggattttttttttctttgtggtTTAAGATTTTGATTgcataataaaatcttttgtgTATCAAACTCTCTAATGCACGTGTCAAGTATTCATTTGAGATGCAGAGTCCATAACAAACTAGGAAACTTGTGTCCCAAATTCCGATCCAATAGGGagattatatttatttatttattcccTTTTCCTTGTAGTTTATAGTTTTGAGATTATACTTCTTTGTGCAGAACAAAAGTACCTAAAATTATATATCCCACGATAAATGGCTTTGAGAAGAGGAAGGGACCTTAGTAGGACCACacagcaaaaaaattaatatccaaaatctgaaactatcaaaatcaaagaagCCCTTCTTCAATGGGGCTGATCTCACCAGGTGATTTTGTTGATCTGTTGGGACCCATTAATTTGGATTGTATGAGCAAAAGAGCCAGCCCCACGTGGCAATGACGGTGGAATTATagcacaaaagaaaaagtgcTTTgagttttgtaaaatattcTTGGCTGTGTTTTGGTTTGGTCAGTTGGGTGGTGTTGAAAACGAAAACAAAACAGAAACAAGGCATTCCCCACCATCTGTTGTCAGCAGATTGCTTGCCTACCAATGGCAGATCCTCGTATGCATCAAAACTAACCCcacaaagcattatttattgcattgactaattttgtttctttgttctttattcTCCATCTTCTGATCCAAAGAGAATTTTCAGCTTCagctttttctatttgttcTCATTTCGCTTTCCCAAATTCATTCGCTAACGTAATGTGGGCGCAGCAGATTTTGTTGTTACAACTGACGTGTTTGCGTCTGTCAGTGAGTCAATTTAAAGACAATCAATCAAGTACGTAGAATCATATGAAAAAGCTTTGTCTTGTCATTTACTTCCTTcgtttattaaaatataaatacaatgCACTTTTCGGACACGGGGGGACAAACCGAATCAACAACGTCTGAACTGAAAGAGATCCTTGGTACTTTTCGGACAAAACAAGGTTTGCCATTAGAAGGTTCCACATCCTTTTTAGAGAGATGTTTTACGAGAGCaaagcatttttgaaaagcagtTTATATTCCTCTGAGTGGAAGCTCCTGTTAAGACATCAATTTATCAAACTGGGTAAGAAAATAGCCATTCATTACTGCAGCTAAATTTGCTAATTTATGTAACAACTTATACGAGCTAATGACCCTCTTCCTTTTTTGGCCAAAAGATACTTCAAAAACACCTAATTCTCCTTGGAATTCATGCAATATACAAGAAACAATATGTACTATTCCCAAAAATGACCATAATCAGCCCTCCATCCAAATGATTTGAGTGCTGCAGTTACATGGATTGACCAGTCTGGATTCTGTCTTCCATTCCTCTTCATTCTTCAATGCCATATATATGGGTTAGTGTAGAGAGCAAAGATGGACGTAAGGATCAGGATATGCAAGGCTGAATACAGATGAAAAGAAGACTCAATTGGAGAGGGAGATCAAGCAATTTATAATTCACAGTGAGATGCATTGTAAACCCTCAGGAAGTTTCCTGGGCATTGGAAGTGCTGTGACGTATCTCTGGAGAAATGGTTTTGTTGGGCCAGAAGATGAAGTTCCAGAGGTATCTGCTTGTGCTCGGATATGAAACTTGGCAAAACGGTTGATGACAGCAAACCTTTCCAACTCCTGACATTCCACTCTTACATCAACTGGTGATGCTGTCTTTTCCACTCTGCATGGCCATATGGAATTTAGAGAATATCATGACACTCAATGATAAACATATAGAAAATAGCATAGGTAGAATAAAAGTGTTCTGTAACATCTTAAGTTGGCTTTAAAAGGCCAattttcttttggccatcTTCTTTTGTCATGCGTGCATAGGATTTTGGTCCGTTTATAACCTACATTCTATTTTTTGTATAATATGATTCGACATATATTGCTAAACAATTCTGCTAAAATGTAGCTGCAACCATGGCCATCAAAAAAACACACGGCAGTTGCCAACTCACAAGAATATGCAAGGAAAGCCAATAACTTTTTTTCATACCTTTGAAagtcattttcaagtttttgaGCTCTAGCAGAGAGTTCATCTACAACTTCTGAAAGCTGCTGACCATCGGTTCCGTCATTGGTTTTGAGCTTCTCAAAAGTCCTGATCAATATTTTAGACATATTAATTTCCAAAGTTCAAAACTTCTTAAGAGAAACCAATGAATATGTATTCCCAGTAAATTCATGAAAATTAggtgaaaaggaaaataaaatcttcTCTAGTTATGATTGTAAGAGTTTGAATGATAACATTCTACGGTGCACTCCATTgaatatgattatattatcataaataCATAATACTCCAGGAAAGACACACTCACATGTTACTGTTGTCTGTAGACACAAGCAGATCATTTCTTGTGCAACATTGAAAATTGCATGCATCCCCAAGTGATAATCTTGAAACGTAGTATATCACACTATCGTGATGTAAAATCGCATCAGCTGAGAGAATGGATCTTGGTGCGGGACAAAGTAATTGCTGCATAAGCTGTGTTGTCAAGATAAGCCTTCTCTTTGATCGAAGCATTGGCTGCACATCTTCAGCCATCTCAACCTCATCTTCCACCTGGCAGAAGGtagaaaggaaaaattagAAACCCTTCCAGAAATATCTAGGACAATATTAGTGGTAAGGCACATTTTACTAAGAACAAACCTTCTCAATCATCCGATTTGTGGCTTCTATCCAGCATTCTTCTGCAGCCCTGCAtaacacaaatatattttaatcatcAGTATGGTGAACAGAAAAGAAACCAGTTGTCAATATGGTTTAACACGTTTCATAAATCacaatttaatatatagtAGTAAGTAAAGCATATTGTTAACCTTAGTTCCTGAGGGTTAGAATTTTGGTGAAAATTAGTTCTGAATCTCTGAAACTTCTTTAATCCATACTTAGGCAGCCGAAGAAAGCATAAAACGAAATTATGTGCTAATACAAGCACATGTAGAAACTAAACAGTAATACTTCTAACAAATTGGATATACCTCATATTTTGAACCCTCTGAGAGCCTTCTGTCACTTCTTTGTGCCATGGGCGAGGTTCAGATGTCACACTTTTGCGCTTCTTTGGTCTCCTAATAGCCATAGTCTGAGAGGTGATGTCTGTGGGCAACACATATGGAGCAGAGCTATGTTCAGTTGCAGCCAAAGTTGCAACTGCATTTGGCACAATATTACCACCTTGAATACCATCAGCAGTCTCCACTCGTTCAACAGAGTCGTGAATTTGCAGATCCTGAGAAGGCTTCCCAAGAGAAAATTGTCCTGACGCAACTTTTGCATTGTACGTAGATAGCATCTGCCCATTTTTCAAAGCTACAAACTGCTTCCACAATGAGGGCGCCAAATGTGGATTAACCTGGCTATGTTCCATAAGATTTGATACTAGATTATTGATTCGAGATTGATTCTGAGAATTATTTTGACCAAACTGTGCTGTCTCATTAGTAGGTTGATCTTGAAGAGTTGGTTGTGACAAGGCTCTTACACGTGGATCATCTGATGATTCTGTAAGCAACTTCATCATGTTGGCATCCCTGGATGGAAATGAATCCCGCGGTACTCCTGGACTTTTCATACTTGGATCAGTCTCCACATGCCTCATTGCACGAACTTGCTCCAGTAGGGAGTAGTTTTGATGGAGATTGGGGGATGATTCCAGTGAACGGCCAACAGAGACTATATTTCTTCCTGTAGTTCCATGGGCATGGTTATCTTCATTCTTTACTCTGTCAAGACCCAAATGGTGAGAATGGGCCACTGAAGAGCCCGAAGCTAGAGCACTAGAGTCTGAAATATGCTTTGAAGCATCAATTATGTCAGGTGATATCTGATGCTGAGAAGCTGCACCAAATTCAGATGATCCATATCCTCCTTTTGAGGTGCTAACCGTAATATTATGTGATGGATCCTTTGAGGAAGGAAAGTTGGAGGAAACCTTGAGATGCTCTGGAACACTAGGTGGTCTCTGACTCGGTACATTTGTCCATACATTGGGTGGCCGTGCAGAAACATCACCCTGTTTAGATATGCCAGACATAATTAATGGTTGAGATACAGGCCCAGCTTCCAAAACTGGAAATTGCTGACCCAAATGATTTGTGCCGATCTGTCGAGTATTATCTTGAGATGCAGAAAGGTTAAAGAGTGGATATCTGCTACCAGCGGGCGGCAATGCTTCCTGTGAAGACTGAGATGCTACAGGTGCACCAGACCTTAATTGTATGAGAGGCTGATTTCTTGGATTTGTAGATTCAGAGATATACCCTGCAGAAGAGTTCCTTTGCTTATTCAAGTAGGACATTCCTGTTTGTCCTGAAACATTACTTTTGTCACCCCAGTGTGCTCTTTGAGACAACTCATGCGAGGGAGAAGTCTGAACAGAAGACGGGGAAGCTAGCCAGGTctgatttttctctcttaattcATAATTGACTTGCCTTGAGTTTGGATGAGGTACTGTTTGTGGCAAACCATGAGAGGAGAGGAAATGGGTTGAATTGGGTAGCCTTTGAGAAGGAGGGCTCAACCTCAAACCAAAACCTTGCGATGTAGGAGGCTGATTATACAGTTGGAAGCCAGATTTAGCTATTTCAGCTTCAGGTACCTTAGTCAACAAATTACAGTCAGCAGAACCATAAGGTCTTATATTGCCATCATCCCTGGACTGGTCAACCTTGTGAAGAAGCTCGAGCATATTTTGGCTGTCAAGATAAAGTGGATAGAAGTTCCATGAAATTGTATAATTAGAAAATGTAGAAGCAGATGTCATAAACAAACAGTCAGAGGCAGAAACTGTCAAAAAGCCACAACAATTATGCTTATCTAAAAGGGCAATAATAGCCAGGCCTATGTATGCTCTTAAGCAATAAACAACTGAATAGCCAAGATATCTATAGAAAAACTAAGCTTGTACACGGtatgcattaaaattattaaatgcaGATCCTTGGTTTCCAATTTATCATAGTTTATATAAATGACTACCTTGCCTGAGCAGCAATAATTGAACCATCAGAGCCAAATGATGCAATATCAGCTTTAGAAGGTCCCTCTTCAGATGCTTTTGAATTCCCCCTTGAACGAGGTAATCGTCCctgtaaagaagaaaattcagGTACTAATCACGAATACTTGAAAAGAAAGAGTCAATAGATACATCCTCAAATACTACAGAGAACCATCATTTACCTCCTCCAAGTTTATGGAATTAGTGGAAGCATTACCAAAAAACTGGAACTGCCCAGAAAATCCTTGATCAGAACCACTCAATCCTTTGGAGTTATAGCTTCCATTAGAATTCTCACTTTGGTAGTAGCTGTTACGCTTCTCATAAGTTTCACATTCTCCCCCATAAGAGTTATCATAGACGTGAGGGCCGTTACCTATTTGCTGTGAGTTCCTTCCCATGCTATCTTTCTCCTTGTTTTCAATAGGAATACTAGCATGTCCCATGTACTCAGACCGATTGCTCTCCATGACTTGTTGATTGGTTGTCTGTTGAGCCATGACAGGGCACGGTACAACTGAGAAGTTCATTTGTGAGTCTTCTCTATGAGCAGCAGCTTTCTGCTCATGTGCCTCACCTTCTGAGTGCTCATATGACTGACCTGGCCATGCATTGTTCAAATGCATTAATGATTGGACTTGTTGACTTGCTTCGGTGGCTGGCTTCTGTTGGGGGTTACAGTCAACCCACTCACCAAGTACTTTAGGAGACTTTTCCATGGATTCATGAGAGGCACCCTGACGTAAACCCTCTCTCTGGTCAGCTGGAAACTGGATGCCTGACTGCTGAAAGCCAGGGAAGCTAGAGCTCATGCTGGAATCATTTGTCATATGCAAAGGTTTTGAACTAAAGGAGGAGGCACTCTGCAAGTTGTTATCAATCCAACCTGTCGGTAGATTTTCGCTTTCCATGAAGTTTGAAAGTTGATTATCAGTTGATTGTTCAGTGTTCTGGAAGGTCAAGCCACTCCACTCCTCCTGCAGGCCAGTATCACTGCTTGAAGCTTCTGCTACAGCAGACTGCATAAGAGCACTCCAACTCCCACTCTGAATTGAAGGAAATGAATTTCCTAGATCTGTTGTTTCCAATGTATTGCTTAAACCAACAGCACCAACGTCAGGGCGCCTTCCAAAAGAAGCATCCCAAATGGTATCATCCATATTGTACAATATCTTCTCTTCCACAGGGTCCAGGGGTACCAAACCCAGTGAAGGACTATGTTGCATTTGTTTTTGCTGCATCGCAGGCCAAACAGTTTGCTCTTGCCTCCCACTGAATTCCTTCACAGATGCATTTGTTTGCGGAGAATTCCCCTCCTGGAAGTGTCCTGACAAAATTACACTATTTAAACCCTGATTAGGAATATCTCCAAGCATATTCTTCCCTGGAAATCCCTGGCTGGATATCAAAGCACCTTGGACCATGGAAAGCTGGTCAGGAGAAACAGTGAACTGATCTCTCAAAAAGGGATTACTGAAGCCTGATGACTGCACTACAGGCTTCTGTGCTTGGGGTATTCCTTGGACTTGGGGATATTGGCCTGTACTACCTCTTGCAGTAGCAACAGGAGTACCATACAAAGAACCATCAAGTGGCTGAGGAACATGGCCCATCGAACGCACGGGCTGACCATTCTCTGGTGAAAAAATGAGTCTGTTCGCTACTCCTTGTCCGGCAGAGGATGCATTGAGTTGTGGCCAATTCATAAACATCTGAGACGCGTCATTGATAGGTGTTCCATTGAGAGGTGAGAACTGAATCCCAGCTGCCTGTTTAGACATTGCAGAAAGTTGGTTTATGGAGTTCTGTTGGCGCACATCTCCCAACTGCTGAATTTGCGGCTGCCTCTGAAGTTCTTGCAGCTGCTTGAACATCATGTGCTGCTGCAACAACTGCATCTCGTTATAACCAGACTGCTGCATCAGGCCAGGCTGTGGAATTCCTGGTTGATGACCACTTGCAAGTTGCTGTTGCCCGCTAAGGAAGTTAAAGTCTGTAGAAACTTCGGTAATTTCTGACCTTTCTGAATTTGTTGTTAGGGTGGGACTGTCAGTCCCAGACTCATATTCTGGCTGTGATTTCAGGGTAGAAAAGCCTCTCAGTGTTAAACTATGCTGATCATAACCCGTATATTCACCGAAAGCCCTTGGTTGATTCTGCATTGTCTGGAAACTCTGGTTGCCAAGCAAGGAGCCATTTATATTCAATTGATAGTTTCTGGAGTGATTTCTATAATTCTCAGGTCTTGGTgtcaactttaaaaaatttggcttGCACTGGACACTAGTAGACTCACCACCACGTCCTCTCGGAGAATCTATAGGGGTCATAACAAATGTAAAATTAGTATTCCAAACCATTGAAACGGTACTTAACAATACTGTGAATAaatattgtgtcaaaatgCCCAATTTAAGACAAGAAAAGGATTACTACGAGCCAACAGTGAAAGTCTACAGAAATGAGGATACTGTGGATAATAATAAACATTGATACCTAATTGTTGTACACTGTAGTTTTGCAGATTGAAATTTAAAGGTACCACACTCTGTCTTTGTTTTCCAACCCACTGACTGTCATTTAGCAATGACCAACCGCCATCAACACCGTGAAGTAGATGCTGCCCCTGGGAAGAGTTGTCTAGCTCAAATAAGTTGCAGATCCTGTCTTCAACTTCGTTACCAGGCATTAAATAAGCACCTACTAATGTTTTTCAACTAAATGTTTATCTTGAAAGCAGGTCTATCCATATATAAGATCATTCCAGTTCAAACCACCCCCTTCCCATAACTCTTCTGCAGGCAATTCTGTGGTTTTACTCCTCAAGGCTTGATCCTGCACGATAATGTTTTAATCTGATAAGCAGGATTATATGTAATgccaaatgataataataatcatgaGTTGAATCTTTCACACGAATCAAAACcacagaaataaaaagaaacatgcAGGGGATAGGCTAGTATTCCAAGAAATCCACCCACATTaattcaacaaattaattacACACCTTAACTGTAAATCATGTTGGTTTCTTTCCCcaataaactctaatgcatTGTCGAAAAGACTTGGGACTCTATCAACTACATTTCCTGAGTCTAATCCAACCATACATACAAAAGAGGACTTAAGATATCTGAAACGAGCATATTGCAAGTTGAATGATTCACTTTCCAATTAATGCCTAGTCAAACACTtggaaaaatcaaaacttcaagAAACACCCGCAAGGAAAAACAAACCTATCACCATATAAAGCACAATTAccaaaaagaaggaaaaaaaattaaaaattgcgCATGTAGACAACAGTCGTCTAAGCTTAAGATAAACAGAAACATCAAATTCAAGGCACAACCAGCAAACACTTCCATACTAGAATAACCCAAGTCCTCCCTTAgaaaaaaaccctaaaatcaaaacccaaaatttaacttaaaacacacagaaaaaaaagagttcaaCTTTAACAAAAATCAGACAAACCTACTTCAGAAAACTCACAAACAACTTGACCCACCAAATTAAACAGCCAAAAGGCACACAGAATTAACCCTCATAATTACTCATTTCAGgctaattaaaaacaaaatcaaagagTTGAAAgcttaaacaaaaattacccccccaaaaaaaaaaaaaatagagctCAAAAGCAGAGCAGCAAGAGCAACACACAGTGCTGAGAGTGTGATCTGGGGAGAGTTTTCTAGGGTCTTTGTTCAAGCAAAGAAAGAGCGAAAGCTAACACTCACAACGACGTGTCGTTTACTAATGGCCTTGAtcataaaaccaaaaaacgAAAccgtatttaatttttttttttttcttcttttctcacGCACCAAATATTGATTTGCTTTTGCCTTCTCTCTCTAGAGTGAAAAGAAATGAGATTTTCAGACAAGTAGCGAAGATAAAGGGATCCATACAGTGTCATAAaaggaaattttatttcttttttatctttcattttttatttttgtttttattttcagggaattttaataaaaattaaaaattaaagtaccACAGCGAAGCCTGAGGTTCGGAGTCAGACGCGGAAAGGGGAAACTTTGTTATGTATGTCGGGAGTAAGTCTGCAGTATGATGTGATCCGTCAGATTGTGACTTTATAGATTGGACGGTAAAGATTTAAGAGAGATGTACTCGTAACTCGttagttgttttatttggTTGCGCTCGGTGGAAAAAGTTGATGGGATATTCGGATTCCACGCGCTTTTTGATTCGCGTGGAAATTGGCAGACTACAGATTTAGCTCGCTTTGTggagttttctttattttctttttctgaagGATACTATTTTGAGCATTTTAAATgagtgtatttttttaatttttaatttctaatttccCGCCGCCGTGCATGGCAAAtaaaatagaacaaaaaaaaatggaaattattttacgcttttcttctccttttattttctatttttaaagttaagaAACCGAGGTCAGTCAATGTGCGGTTTGCTTTGGGCCAGGCTAACTTGCCAAGGCCCTTTAGTATAGATTAAGGGAGGAAAAACTAGTTAAGCATAAAAGTTAATTGTGAGTTTTTTGATTAAGGTGAGTGATTGTGATTTTTTACACTTCTTTTAAGTTAGTTCAGTCATGTTTgagaaaagatgaaaaataaactatGTTGATTTGAGCGGTATGCAAATCTTAAGAAGTTTTTACTGAAAATCTtacttgttaattaattacttgacTTAAAAGTTTAAGCTATTTCATTTGAATCCAGCATGAGTatagtattttatttacaagtctAATAACACTTCTCAAGTAAATAGTGAATCTCTTGgaatcaaaattgaaagatgATTTTAGAATAGATTGGCGTAGAATGGAGCATGGTGGATCAAATGCGAAACAATGACTTTTGATACCATGTGAATCAACCACTTAAAAAGGGGTCTACATATTTAGTTAGCTAAGTTCCTCCCTTGTGTTGGATTTTAACTTAAAGAACAAGTTTGGGAGGATAACATGAAAGTAGGAAGAAGTAAATATAAGTTGTTTAATAACTCtttgtttattctttttgtctttttt
It contains:
- the LOC102629487 gene encoding uncharacterized protein LOC102629487 isoform X2, whose translation is MPGNEVEDRICNLFELDNSSQGQHLLHGVDGGWSLLNDSQWVGKQRQSVVPLNFNLQNYSVQQLDSPRGRGGESTSVQCKPNFLKLTPRPENYRNHSRNYQLNINGSLLGNQSFQTMQNQPRAFGEYTGYDQHSLTLRGFSTLKSQPEYESGTDSPTLTTNSERSEITEVSTDFNFLSGQQQLASGHQPGIPQPGLMQQSGYNEMQLLQQHMMFKQLQELQRQPQIQQLGDVRQQNSINQLSAMSKQAAGIQFSPLNGTPINDASQMFMNWPQLNASSAGQGVANRLIFSPENGQPVRSMGHVPQPLDGSLYGTPVATARGSTGQYPQVQGIPQAQKPVVQSSGFSNPFLRDQFTVSPDQLSMVQGALISSQGFPGKNMLGDIPNQGLNSVILSGHFQEGNSPQTNASVKEFSGRQEQTVWPAMQQKQMQHSPSLGLVPLDPVEEKILYNMDDTIWDASFGRRPDVGAVGLSNTLETTDLGNSFPSIQSGSWSALMQSAVAEASSSDTGLQEEWSGLTFQNTEQSTDNQLSNFMESENLPTGWIDNNLQSASSFSSKPLHMTNDSSMSSSFPGFQQSGIQFPADQREGLRQGASHESMEKSPKVLGEWVDCNPQQKPATEASQQVQSLMHLNNAWPGQSYEHSEGEAHEQKAAAHREDSQMNFSVVPCPVMAQQTTNQQVMESNRSEYMGHASIPIENKEKDSMGRNSQQIGNGPHVYDNSYGGECETYEKRNSYYQSENSNGSYNSKGLSGSDQGFSGQFQFFGNASTNSINLEEGRLPRSRGNSKASEEGPSKADIASFGSDGSIIAAQASQNMLELLHKVDQSRDDGNIRPYGSADCNLLTKVPEAEIAKSGFQLYNQPPTSQGFGLRLSPPSQRLPNSTHFLSSHGLPQTVPHPNSRQVNYELREKNQTWLASPSSVQTSPSHELSQRAHWGDKSNVSGQTGMSYLNKQRNSSAGYISESTNPRNQPLIQLRSGAPVASQSSQEALPPAGSRYPLFNLSASQDNTRQIGTNHLGQQFPVLEAGPVSQPLIMSGISKQGDVSARPPNVWTNVPSQRPPSVPEHLKVSSNFPSSKDPSHNITVSTSKGGYGSSEFGAASQHQISPDIIDASKHISDSSALASGSSVAHSHHLGLDRVKNEDNHAHGTTGRNIVSVGRSLESSPNLHQNYSLLEQVRAMRHVETDPSMKSPGVPRDSFPSRDANMMKLLTESSDDPRVRALSQPTLQDQPTNETAQFGQNNSQNQSRINNLVSNLMEHSQVNPHLAPSLWKQFVALKNGQMLSTYNAKVASGQFSLGKPSQDLQIHDSVERVETADDITSQTMAIRRPKKRKSVTSEPRPWHKEVTEGSQRVQNMRAAEECWIEATNRMIEKVEDEVEMAEDVQPMLRSKRRLILTTQLMQQLLCPAPRSILSADAILHHDSVIYYVSRLSLGDACNFQCCTRNDLLVSTDNSNMTFEKLKTNDGTDGQQLSEVVDELSARAQKLENDFQRVEKTASPVDVRVECQELERFAVINRFAKFHIRAQADTSGTSSSGPTKPFLQRYVTALPMPRKLPEGLQCISL